Proteins found in one Gigantopelta aegis isolate Gae_Host chromosome 12, Gae_host_genome, whole genome shotgun sequence genomic segment:
- the LOC121386427 gene encoding follistatin-related protein 1-like isoform X2: MMRFIPGLTLCLVLAVILSVSTAANKQMQKRGNHKEDQLKSLPKDQLPSLPDDQLKVKAVVESLPLVCYQVQRDELRQLFVDWLRRLAKVKSKSYQDMALDFFQTCDLDRNNRLDADELLKCTEKKKESAKSTDTTAHVLRGLCVDALVNLGDHDGNWALDFREFLHLLHPQFTPRAKQCSLEDKKYSDGVRTVVECNTCVCACGDWVCTGVPCTHQSADGAIPGPVQQGSLPSLQQREQLLSGFKASEVVLVRAVQDEVAHIQSGDDILHELNNLQSETSHTQGDESP, from the exons ATG ATGAGGTTTATTCCCGGGCTGACTCTCTGCCTTGTTTTGGCAGTCATCCTGTCAGTCAGCACTGCAGCTAATAAACAG ATGCAGAAACGTGGGAATCACAAAG AAGACCAGCTGAAGTCTCTTCCCAAAGACCAGTTGCCCTCTCTTCCTGATGACCAGCTGAAGGTGAAGGCCGTGGTGGAGAGTCTTCCTCTCGTGTGTTATCAGGTCCAGAGAGACGAACTCAGACAGCTCTTTGTTGATTGGCTCAGACGCCTAGCTAAAGTAAAAA GCAAATCATACCAAGACATGGCATTGGACTTTTTCCAAACGTGTGACCTGGATCGCAACAACCGATTGGATGCTGACGAACTGCTCAAGTGTACTGAGAAGAAAAAAGAATCTGCGAAGTCCACAGACACTACAGCTCATGTCCTCAG GGGCTTGTGTGTTGATGCTCTGGTGAACCTCGGGGACCATGATGGAAACTGGGCACTAGATTTCCGAGAATTTCTGCATCTGCTTCACCCACAGTTCACACCCAGAGCAAAGC AGTGTTCTCTAGAAGACAAGAAATACTCAGACGGAGTGCGGACGGTCGTTGAGTGCAACACTTG tgtgtgtgcgtgtggagACTGGGTGTGTACAGGAGTGCCCTGTACTCACCAGTCGGCGGATGGAGCGATTCCCG GTCCAGTTCAGCAGGgttctctcccctccctccagCAGAGGGAGCAGTTGCTGAGTGGGTTCAAGGCCAGTGAGGTGGTGCTGGTGCGAGCGGTGCAGGATGAAGTGGCTCACATACAGAGCGGGGACGACATTCTACATGAACTGAACAACCTGCAGTCAGAGACCAGTCACACACAG GGCGACGAGTCTCCTTGA
- the LOC121386427 gene encoding follistatin-related protein 1-like isoform X1, translated as MMRFIPGLTLCLVLAVILSVSTAANKQMQKRGNHKGRKCGSTRCVAGEVCFKHSDDTRRCECRLTCPLRHHAVCGTDGRTYYNPCELHRIACVEHRKIRLKHRRACIKDQLKSLPKDQLPSLPDDQLKVKAVVESLPLVCYQVQRDELRQLFVDWLRRLAKVKSKSYQDMALDFFQTCDLDRNNRLDADELLKCTEKKKESAKSTDTTAHVLRGLCVDALVNLGDHDGNWALDFREFLHLLHPQFTPRAKQCSLEDKKYSDGVRTVVECNTCVCACGDWVCTGVPCTHQSADGAIPGPVQQGSLPSLQQREQLLSGFKASEVVLVRAVQDEVAHIQSGDDILHELNNLQSETSHTQGDESP; from the exons ATG ATGAGGTTTATTCCCGGGCTGACTCTCTGCCTTGTTTTGGCAGTCATCCTGTCAGTCAGCACTGCAGCTAATAAACAG ATGCAGAAACGTGGGAATCACAAAG GTCGGAAGTGTGGTTCAACTCGGTGTGTTGCTGGTGAGGTATGTTTCAAACACAGCGATGACACGCGTAGGTGTGAGTGTCGACTCACCTGTCCACTACGACACCACGCCGTGTgtgggacggacggacggacgtatTATAACCCATGTGAGCTGCACAGAATTGCGTGTGTCGAACATCGCAAAATTCGTCTTAAACATCGCAGAGCCTGCATAA AAGACCAGCTGAAGTCTCTTCCCAAAGACCAGTTGCCCTCTCTTCCTGATGACCAGCTGAAGGTGAAGGCCGTGGTGGAGAGTCTTCCTCTCGTGTGTTATCAGGTCCAGAGAGACGAACTCAGACAGCTCTTTGTTGATTGGCTCAGACGCCTAGCTAAAGTAAAAA GCAAATCATACCAAGACATGGCATTGGACTTTTTCCAAACGTGTGACCTGGATCGCAACAACCGATTGGATGCTGACGAACTGCTCAAGTGTACTGAGAAGAAAAAAGAATCTGCGAAGTCCACAGACACTACAGCTCATGTCCTCAG GGGCTTGTGTGTTGATGCTCTGGTGAACCTCGGGGACCATGATGGAAACTGGGCACTAGATTTCCGAGAATTTCTGCATCTGCTTCACCCACAGTTCACACCCAGAGCAAAGC AGTGTTCTCTAGAAGACAAGAAATACTCAGACGGAGTGCGGACGGTCGTTGAGTGCAACACTTG tgtgtgtgcgtgtggagACTGGGTGTGTACAGGAGTGCCCTGTACTCACCAGTCGGCGGATGGAGCGATTCCCG GTCCAGTTCAGCAGGgttctctcccctccctccagCAGAGGGAGCAGTTGCTGAGTGGGTTCAAGGCCAGTGAGGTGGTGCTGGTGCGAGCGGTGCAGGATGAAGTGGCTCACATACAGAGCGGGGACGACATTCTACATGAACTGAACAACCTGCAGTCAGAGACCAGTCACACACAG GGCGACGAGTCTCCTTGA